A section of the Kribbella sp. HUAS MG21 genome encodes:
- a CDS encoding serine/threonine-protein kinase, with protein MADVFAGRFELLDPIGVGGAGTVWRAWDRRQERLCAAKVLRQRDAGALLRFVREQCRRLNHPNILTPYGSASDDDMALLAMDLVGGGSVATLVSDFGPLPPRLVAELLSQLLGALDQIHTAGVLHRDVKPANLLLEATGTDRPMLRLTDFGIAIALGEPRLTIHGTIVGTPGYLAPETYTSAALSPKQDLYAAGVTAWQLLTGTEPPEHGALPTYPADATALPGPLADVAALIWTVVQHLTDPDPTNRPTSAAEALKALAPALSVPLETPTRTADGETIEVFDHLPPLPSTAVLPHTASPRPTLPLPEPPDPAGAFAAPGAVAGANASAVPAAPVGLGAPARPDAPTGPGAAEGAGTAAEGAGTAAAGATAGVGAGSDAGVGGDGSAGAGADGVRDGGAGARWGLRGRGGVAAVVAVVAIVGGGAALVAGLGPFGGRAPSGGTSSSPEGVGGGASETATTVGGPGTGITGSSSVTPAARSADPGVQAGRPCGWQVVGTIETAADGTRVECRQQGSSYRWTKIS; from the coding sequence GTGGCGGATGTGTTCGCCGGGCGGTTCGAGCTGCTCGACCCGATCGGGGTCGGTGGAGCCGGGACGGTGTGGCGGGCGTGGGACCGGCGGCAGGAACGGCTGTGCGCGGCCAAGGTACTGCGGCAACGCGACGCCGGGGCGCTGCTGCGGTTCGTGCGCGAGCAGTGCCGCCGGCTGAACCACCCGAACATCCTCACGCCGTACGGCTCCGCGTCGGACGACGACATGGCGCTGCTCGCGATGGACCTGGTCGGCGGCGGTTCGGTGGCGACGCTCGTGTCGGACTTCGGACCGCTGCCGCCGCGGCTGGTGGCGGAACTGCTGAGCCAGCTGCTGGGCGCGCTCGACCAGATCCACACGGCCGGGGTGCTGCACCGCGACGTCAAGCCCGCCAACCTGCTGCTCGAGGCAACTGGCACCGACCGCCCGATGCTGCGCCTGACCGACTTCGGCATCGCGATCGCCCTCGGCGAGCCCCGCCTCACCATCCACGGCACAATCGTCGGCACACCCGGCTACCTGGCACCCGAGACCTACACCAGCGCCGCTTTGTCCCCGAAACAGGACCTGTACGCCGCAGGAGTAACCGCCTGGCAACTACTAACCGGCACGGAACCCCCCGAACACGGAGCCCTACCCACCTACCCAGCGGACGCCACTGCTCTACCTGGGCCGCTGGCGGATGTCGCAGCCCTCATCTGGACCGTCGTACAGCACTTGACCGACCCCGACCCCACAAACCGCCCAACCTCGGCAGCCGAGGCCCTCAAAGCCTTGGCCCCCGCCCTGTCCGTCCCCCTCGAAACCCCGACCCGAACCGCAGACGGCGAAACCATCGAGGTCTTCGACCACCTACCCCCACTCCCATCCACCGCCGTACTCCCGCACACCGCCTCACCCCGCCCCACACTTCCCCTGCCCGAACCACCGGATCCCGCAGGCGCATTCGCCGCACCGGGCGCAGTGGCAGGCGCGAACGCGTCGGCGGTACCAGCAGCACCGGTAGGCCTGGGCGCACCTGCGCGTCCGGACGCACCGACGGGCCCGGGCGCGGCAGAAGGAGCGGGTACGGCGGCAGAAGGAGCGGGTACGGCGGCAGCAGGTGCTACCGCTGGCGTGGGGGCGGGATCGGATGCGGGCGTGGGAGGGGACGGATCCGCCGGGGCTGGTGCGGATGGCGTACGCGACGGGGGTGCGGGTGCGCGGTGGGGGTTGCGGGGGCGTGGGGGTGTTGCGGCTGTGGTGGCTGTGGTGGCGATTGTCGGTGGGGGTGCTGCGCTCGTGGCTGGGCTTGGTCCGTTCGGGGGCCGGGCTCCGTCCGGGGGTACCTCGTCGTCGCCTGAGGGGGTTGGCGGCGGAGCGTCTGAGACTGCGACGACTGTTGGTGGACCTGGTACGGGCATCACCGGGTCGAGTTCGGTAACGCCGGCGGCGCGGTCTGCGGATCCTGGTGTTCAGGCTGGTCGACCCTGCGGGTGGCAGGTCGTCGGGACGATCGAAACGGCTGCTGACGGCACCCGGGTCGAGTGCCGCCAGCA